A window of Rhizobium acidisoli contains these coding sequences:
- a CDS encoding LysR substrate-binding domain-containing protein translates to MRDLTRLKSLQALEASARHGSFVGAAAELDVTPPAVGQLVRSLEDWVGYPLFRRSRSGAERLTPVDEVQDALDDIAEGLDRLETGLRKLRGRKARSVVVVTASQALVANWLLARLDDFSTNYPTIDVRLDVSDRVIDLAQGEADIGIRCGLGAWKGVKSTFLMDEEIIAVCHNRLQPVDREVTAGWIVEQTLIHDGTPHPGGDFPTWAEWLAKSGANQVPAERGLKINSTAAVIQAAVAARGVALVRKALVAQELDSGRLVHLLPDVRWPVKWAYYIVAAPKALRRYEVAAFHDWLASRPI, encoded by the coding sequence ATGAGAGACCTGACCAGATTGAAGTCCCTTCAGGCGCTGGAGGCCTCCGCGAGACATGGCAGCTTTGTCGGAGCGGCAGCCGAGCTGGATGTCACGCCTCCTGCCGTCGGGCAGCTCGTCCGTTCGCTGGAGGATTGGGTCGGCTATCCGCTGTTCAGAAGAAGCCGCTCCGGCGCCGAAAGGCTGACGCCTGTCGACGAGGTGCAGGACGCGCTTGATGATATCGCTGAAGGGCTCGATCGTCTCGAGACCGGGCTGCGGAAGCTTCGCGGCAGGAAAGCCCGGTCGGTCGTGGTGGTCACGGCGTCCCAGGCACTGGTTGCCAACTGGCTGCTGGCAAGATTGGACGACTTCTCGACGAACTACCCGACAATCGATGTCCGGCTTGACGTTTCCGACAGGGTCATCGATCTGGCCCAGGGCGAGGCTGATATCGGCATACGCTGCGGTCTTGGCGCCTGGAAGGGCGTGAAATCGACATTCCTCATGGACGAGGAAATTATCGCGGTTTGCCACAACAGGCTCCAGCCGGTGGATCGGGAGGTGACCGCCGGCTGGATCGTCGAACAGACGCTGATCCATGACGGCACGCCGCATCCGGGCGGCGACTTTCCGACGTGGGCGGAATGGCTGGCCAAATCCGGCGCAAACCAGGTTCCGGCGGAACGCGGGCTGAAGATTAATTCCACGGCGGCAGTGATCCAGGCTGCCGTCGCGGCGAGGGGCGTCGCCCTCGTGCGCAAGGCGCTCGTGGCACAGGAACTCGACAGCGGCAGGCTGGTCCATCTGTTGCCGGATGTCCGTTGGCCTGTGAAGTGGGCATATTACATCGTCGCAGCGCCAAAGGCGTTGCGTCGATACGAGGTTGCGGCCTTCCACGACTGGCTGGCCTCGCGCCCGATATAG
- a CDS encoding peroxiredoxin-like family protein, translated as MQENHSERPLQPGDRAPNVVLDAITRQGKIAIDDFRGQKPVLVGLFRGLHCPFCRRQIAAMAELTGALQEKGIDSLTVVNTPIERARLYFRYHPLPNLLAASDPERMSHRAFGLPNVQFTEDENDWPHKLSMSTVTSMRIDMPGELPEPMDVMAAVDYLDKADGYEFTEDDTQMIATGHGQLVGEFLLDRDGVVRWCFTEVEDGGRHMFGGPAPREVMSAASNMAV; from the coding sequence ATGCAGGAGAACCACTCGGAAAGACCATTACAGCCTGGAGATCGCGCGCCGAACGTGGTGCTGGATGCGATTACCCGCCAGGGCAAGATCGCCATCGATGATTTTCGCGGCCAGAAACCGGTGCTTGTCGGGCTGTTTCGCGGACTGCATTGCCCCTTCTGCCGCCGGCAAATCGCCGCCATGGCCGAACTCACCGGTGCATTGCAGGAAAAGGGCATCGACAGCCTGACTGTCGTGAATACCCCGATCGAGCGGGCCCGCCTCTATTTCCGCTACCACCCGCTTCCCAACCTGCTGGCTGCCTCCGACCCGGAACGGATGTCGCACAGGGCGTTCGGCCTGCCGAATGTCCAGTTCACCGAAGACGAGAATGACTGGCCGCATAAGCTCAGCATGAGCACGGTGACATCGATGCGTATCGACATGCCGGGTGAGCTCCCGGAGCCGATGGATGTGATGGCGGCGGTGGACTATCTCGACAAGGCGGATGGCTACGAATTCACCGAGGACGACACGCAGATGATTGCGACCGGCCATGGCCAGCTCGTCGGCGAATTCCTGCTCGACCGAGATGGCGTCGTGCGCTGGTGTTTCACTGAAGTCGAGGACGGTGGCCGTCATATGTTCGGTGGTCCCGCCCCTCGGGAAGTGATGTCGGCAGCGTCGAATATGGCTGTTTGA
- a CDS encoding adenylate/guanylate cyclase domain-containing protein produces MECAGCGFDIQSGFAFCPRCGARQPLSCAACGCACQPDFAFCPRCGAAISGQVPPAPKPSIEVVPHKSDSDADRRPVTVLFADLCGFTTLSEQIDPEVMRVLQNELFEEMTQAVEAYGGFVDKFVGDALLALFGAPVAHEDDPVRALGAALDMIRRATDVGDRWRSRAGVPLRLHIGINSGPVVTGGFGAVSTKSYSVTGDTVNTAQRLQSMAGENDILVGPLTYRLTRHAFAFDSLGAQTLRGKSGNVLVHRLAGLLEAPHTARGLESFGLQAPMIGRDGELSRLLTCLDLACGGAAQLVRLIGEAGIGKSRLVNEFVGTAGDADRFPGLAIRKATCSPLGEQSYGTLAAVVRSAYGIGERDDLAKTRQLLTTGFRALDLTQEDVEGLLPLFLHVLGLGDPDGALRHIEPEQLRRQIFYAVRTVFERRLAQGPLLLVIEDLHWADVASLEVLRFMMDRLERSRLMLLAIYRPTSQTDPLNSDRVNVTVQRLDPLFAADGQKLLAAFFGESHSKLPVAMRKRILDRAGGNPLFIEEILRGLIDMGTLHHDGHRWHVAADDTDVDIPVNLQALLLARVDRLPQEMRRLAQEAAVVGPKFDTALLRTVASDPAGVDAALDFLCDANIIEELRGPDAAGSPGYRFSQTLMHDVIYHNLLLQRRMELHGRIGRVLERQYGEAPDRAEHLTQLGHHFSLTTEKAKGAGYLMAAGDLARKTYANDDAMRLYHQALAAFANEPEVSPEQLALMERLGDLCGPAGRRDAALTHYQRALAIHRTKDDRIAAARILRKTGRLHLDAGRRDQAETHCAAAEALIATIDAPVEHAHLLQERGHLAFRMGDQAAAAEWATQALQRLQTLPVDGTTEAGREAARAMAEALNTKGAALARLGRRRDAVQEVERSLSVAEKADLQSAACRAYSNLGVLYTIVDPANAIRICRRGLEVATRIGDLGFQARLLANLAVSCCTFTDRCAAEGVPAAEKAVEIDRALDQRDHLSVPLIVLGQIHQCHGQPKLARKYYEEALEVAKEIDEPQLLFPCYDGLATLSLEHDDMDEAERYFTLAQDVCIRHNLDPGTLVVLPFLD; encoded by the coding sequence ATGGAGTGCGCCGGCTGCGGTTTCGATATTCAGAGTGGTTTTGCCTTCTGCCCGCGATGCGGCGCCAGGCAGCCCCTCTCTTGTGCCGCCTGCGGCTGCGCCTGTCAGCCGGATTTTGCCTTCTGCCCGAGATGCGGCGCGGCGATCTCAGGCCAAGTCCCGCCTGCGCCGAAGCCAAGCATCGAGGTGGTGCCGCATAAATCAGACAGCGATGCCGACCGGCGGCCGGTCACGGTGCTCTTTGCCGATCTCTGCGGCTTCACTACGCTGAGCGAGCAGATCGACCCTGAAGTCATGCGGGTGCTGCAGAACGAATTGTTCGAAGAGATGACCCAGGCGGTCGAGGCTTATGGCGGCTTCGTCGACAAGTTCGTCGGCGATGCGCTGCTGGCGCTGTTCGGCGCGCCGGTTGCCCATGAAGACGACCCGGTCCGGGCGCTCGGTGCCGCACTCGACATGATCCGTCGGGCGACTGACGTCGGCGACCGCTGGCGCTCACGCGCCGGCGTACCGCTGCGTCTGCATATCGGCATCAATAGCGGACCCGTCGTCACCGGCGGCTTCGGCGCGGTCAGCACCAAATCCTATTCGGTGACCGGCGACACGGTGAACACCGCCCAGCGGCTGCAATCGATGGCCGGCGAAAACGATATCCTCGTCGGGCCGCTGACCTATCGCCTCACCCGCCATGCCTTTGCCTTCGACAGTCTCGGCGCGCAGACGCTGCGCGGCAAAAGCGGAAATGTCCTCGTCCATCGGTTGGCGGGGCTGCTGGAAGCGCCGCATACGGCCCGCGGGCTCGAAAGTTTCGGCCTTCAGGCGCCGATGATCGGACGCGATGGCGAGTTGTCGCGGCTGCTGACCTGCCTCGATCTCGCCTGCGGCGGTGCGGCGCAACTCGTCCGCCTGATCGGCGAAGCCGGTATCGGCAAATCCCGGCTGGTCAACGAATTCGTCGGCACCGCCGGCGATGCGGACCGTTTCCCTGGCCTTGCCATCCGCAAAGCCACCTGCTCTCCCCTCGGCGAACAATCCTATGGCACGCTCGCCGCGGTCGTGCGCAGCGCTTACGGCATCGGCGAGCGGGATGATCTCGCCAAAACACGGCAGCTGCTGACAACCGGATTCCGCGCTCTCGATCTCACCCAAGAGGATGTCGAGGGGCTTCTGCCGCTCTTTCTGCATGTCCTGGGCCTCGGCGATCCCGACGGGGCATTGCGGCACATCGAGCCGGAACAGCTGCGGCGACAAATCTTCTATGCCGTGCGTACCGTCTTCGAGCGGCGGCTGGCGCAAGGCCCTCTGCTGCTCGTCATCGAGGATCTGCACTGGGCGGACGTTGCCTCGCTGGAAGTGCTCCGCTTCATGATGGATCGGCTGGAGCGCAGCCGGCTGATGCTGCTGGCGATCTACCGGCCGACATCGCAGACAGACCCACTGAACTCCGATCGCGTCAATGTCACCGTGCAACGTCTCGACCCGCTCTTTGCAGCCGATGGGCAGAAGCTGCTTGCTGCCTTTTTTGGCGAGAGCCATAGCAAGCTGCCGGTTGCCATGCGCAAGCGCATCCTGGATCGCGCCGGCGGCAATCCGCTTTTCATCGAAGAAATCCTGCGCGGATTGATCGACATGGGCACGCTGCACCATGACGGTCATCGCTGGCATGTCGCAGCCGACGACACCGATGTCGATATCCCGGTCAATCTGCAGGCGCTGCTGCTTGCCCGCGTCGATCGCCTGCCGCAAGAGATGAGACGCTTGGCGCAGGAGGCGGCGGTCGTCGGCCCAAAGTTCGATACCGCCCTGCTCCGCACCGTCGCATCCGACCCGGCCGGCGTCGACGCGGCGCTGGATTTTCTCTGCGATGCCAATATCATCGAGGAATTGCGCGGCCCGGATGCCGCCGGGTCACCTGGCTATCGCTTCAGCCAGACGCTGATGCATGACGTCATCTACCATAATCTGCTGCTGCAGCGACGCATGGAGCTGCATGGCAGGATCGGCCGGGTTCTGGAGCGCCAATATGGCGAGGCGCCCGACCGGGCCGAGCATCTGACGCAGCTCGGCCACCACTTCAGCCTGACCACCGAGAAGGCCAAGGGCGCCGGCTACCTGATGGCGGCGGGCGATCTGGCCCGCAAGACCTACGCCAATGACGATGCCATGCGGCTCTACCATCAGGCCCTTGCCGCCTTCGCCAACGAGCCGGAGGTGTCGCCGGAGCAGTTGGCGCTGATGGAGCGTCTTGGCGATCTCTGCGGCCCCGCCGGCCGGCGCGATGCTGCCTTGACCCATTATCAGCGGGCGCTTGCGATCCACCGCACCAAGGACGATCGGATCGCCGCAGCACGGATCCTGCGAAAGACCGGCCGTCTGCATCTCGACGCTGGGCGCCGCGACCAGGCGGAGACCCATTGCGCTGCGGCCGAAGCGTTGATCGCGACGATCGATGCGCCGGTCGAACATGCGCACCTGCTTCAGGAGCGCGGCCATCTGGCCTTCCGCATGGGCGATCAGGCCGCTGCCGCCGAATGGGCGACGCAGGCGCTGCAACGCCTGCAAACGCTGCCGGTCGACGGAACGACCGAGGCCGGACGGGAGGCAGCGCGGGCGATGGCGGAAGCGTTGAATACCAAGGGTGCGGCGCTGGCGCGGCTCGGGCGCCGCCGCGATGCGGTGCAGGAAGTCGAGCGCAGCCTATCGGTCGCTGAAAAGGCCGATCTGCAAAGTGCGGCGTGCCGCGCCTATTCCAATCTCGGTGTTCTCTACACCATCGTCGATCCGGCCAACGCCATCAGGATCTGCCGGCGCGGACTGGAGGTCGCCACCCGTATCGGCGATCTCGGCTTCCAGGCGCGGCTTCTTGCCAATCTCGCGGTTTCCTGCTGCACCTTTACCGATCGCTGCGCGGCCGAGGGTGTTCCGGCGGCGGAGAAGGCCGTCGAAATCGATCGGGCGCTCGATCAGCGCGACCACCTCTCCGTGCCGCTGATCGTCCTCGGGCAGATTCATCAATGCCACGGGCAGCCGAAGCTAGCTCGTAAGTATTACGAGGAAGCCCTTGAGGTCGCAAAGGAAATTGACGAGCCGCAACTGCTCTTTCCGTGCTATGATGGCTTGGCGACACTGAGCCTCGAACATGACGATATGGACGAGGCGGAACGGTATTTCACGCTGGCGCAGGATGTGTGCATCCGCCACAACCTCGATCCAGGCACACTCGTCGTTTTGCCGTTTCTCGACTGA
- a CDS encoding bifunctional diguanylate cyclase/phosphodiesterase, translating to MKFRRNPKIVRGLAASAASHATAFAPALFAAIIAVIVVWVATNWRLERSLAEERSIVAGELATISSRLQTNLNSNVKLLQGLAAGIAVDPAMGQDGFSKLAAQILQPDSQLRSFAAAPDMVVQWVYPEKGNEKAIGLDYRKNDKQRAAAMLARNTHNIVLTGPVELVQGGTAFVVRCPIYMNDGKSQIFWGLLSGIVDIPRLYGDSGLGSTELEVAISTVPEPNSPKQVFLGNLETFSKQPVVTSVDMAYGRWTFGAVPKNGWGQNNGIGIFEFYASLLALCVVAPIIWIGFLTKSRQRTIEKLRLHKKKLVRARQRLEYLSLHDALTGLANRRFVDQMISQPRRPDGEDCLILIHIDLDRFKEINDTKGHAGGDMVLQTTSSRLADLTGPTDVAARIGGDEFIFARWSANPEPEAAELAKQIVDALQQPILIDGAEYVVGASVGVAWETEPASGRDLGQLLLNADLALYEAKKAGRGRAAIFTEELRSAAIHSKELADEFNQALDRDELVAFFQPQFHADTLAISGVEALARWDHPRKGLLGPNNFLDAAERLGRSGDMDRLILHKALFELTRWDSLGMQIPRVSVNISARRLAQANLLAELSGLPAARGRLCFELLETISFDELQPALNEVIPAIKALGIEIEIDDFGTEHASIISLLRFEPRRLKIDREIIKPIIASPSQRRLVSSIIEIGRSQNIDIVAEGVETMEHAKILKDLGCHLLQGYALARPMTSEQLIEFCRTKDKGLTQAG from the coding sequence ATGAAGTTTCGAAGAAATCCAAAGATAGTACGTGGCCTCGCTGCCTCCGCAGCCAGCCACGCAACCGCATTTGCTCCGGCACTATTTGCGGCAATTATTGCAGTCATTGTCGTCTGGGTCGCAACGAACTGGCGGCTGGAGCGATCGCTGGCCGAGGAACGTTCGATTGTTGCGGGCGAGCTTGCCACAATATCATCTCGGCTTCAGACGAACCTCAATAGCAATGTGAAGCTGCTGCAAGGGCTGGCGGCTGGCATCGCAGTCGACCCGGCAATGGGCCAAGACGGATTTTCCAAGCTTGCCGCGCAGATCCTGCAGCCTGATTCACAATTGCGCAGTTTCGCTGCGGCGCCCGACATGGTGGTCCAGTGGGTTTACCCGGAAAAAGGAAACGAAAAGGCCATTGGGCTCGACTACCGAAAGAATGATAAGCAACGGGCTGCGGCGATGCTGGCGCGCAACACCCACAATATCGTTCTGACAGGGCCGGTGGAACTCGTCCAAGGCGGAACCGCTTTCGTCGTCAGGTGTCCGATTTATATGAATGACGGAAAGAGCCAGATCTTTTGGGGTCTGCTCTCCGGAATTGTAGACATTCCAAGGCTTTATGGCGATAGCGGCCTTGGATCGACCGAACTAGAGGTTGCCATCAGCACGGTGCCGGAGCCAAATTCGCCGAAACAGGTTTTTCTCGGAAATCTGGAAACTTTTTCGAAGCAGCCGGTCGTGACATCGGTTGACATGGCTTATGGCCGATGGACTTTCGGTGCGGTGCCCAAGAACGGATGGGGCCAAAATAACGGGATCGGCATTTTTGAGTTTTATGCAAGCCTGTTGGCCCTCTGTGTCGTTGCGCCAATCATTTGGATCGGCTTCCTGACCAAATCACGCCAAAGAACGATCGAGAAGCTTCGCCTTCACAAGAAGAAGCTCGTTCGAGCGCGGCAACGGCTGGAATATCTGTCGTTGCACGACGCCCTGACGGGGCTGGCGAACCGACGGTTCGTCGACCAGATGATCTCGCAACCACGGAGACCCGATGGCGAAGACTGTCTGATCCTCATTCATATCGACCTCGACCGATTTAAAGAGATCAACGATACCAAAGGGCATGCCGGCGGTGACATGGTCCTGCAAACAACCTCTTCGCGCCTCGCCGATTTGACCGGCCCAACCGACGTCGCGGCTCGGATCGGCGGGGACGAGTTCATCTTCGCCAGATGGAGCGCCAATCCCGAGCCTGAAGCAGCCGAATTGGCCAAACAGATCGTCGACGCGCTCCAGCAACCCATTCTTATCGACGGGGCGGAGTATGTGGTCGGAGCAAGCGTCGGCGTTGCCTGGGAGACTGAACCTGCCTCCGGGCGGGATCTCGGTCAGTTGCTTCTCAATGCCGATTTGGCTCTATACGAAGCGAAGAAGGCGGGCCGCGGCCGCGCGGCCATTTTCACCGAAGAGCTTCGCAGCGCCGCAATCCATTCAAAAGAATTGGCAGATGAGTTCAACCAGGCGCTCGACCGCGATGAGCTCGTTGCATTCTTCCAGCCGCAATTCCATGCAGATACGTTGGCTATATCAGGCGTCGAGGCCCTCGCCCGCTGGGATCACCCGCGAAAAGGTCTGCTCGGCCCGAACAATTTTCTCGACGCAGCGGAAAGGCTGGGGCGTAGCGGCGACATGGATAGGCTGATCCTGCACAAGGCCCTGTTCGAGCTGACGAGATGGGACAGCCTGGGAATGCAGATCCCGCGTGTCTCCGTCAATATATCGGCGCGCCGACTGGCGCAGGCAAATCTGCTCGCCGAACTGTCCGGGCTTCCCGCAGCGAGGGGTCGCCTCTGTTTCGAGCTGCTCGAGACAATTTCCTTCGACGAGCTTCAGCCTGCCCTCAACGAGGTCATTCCGGCAATCAAAGCGCTCGGCATTGAAATCGAGATCGACGATTTCGGCACGGAACATGCCAGCATCATCAGTCTGCTTCGATTTGAGCCGCGACGACTTAAGATCGACCGCGAAATTATCAAGCCGATCATAGCCTCGCCATCACAACGCCGCCTGGTTTCCTCGATTATCGAAATCGGCCGGTCACAGAATATCGACATTGTCGCCGAGGGCGTGGAGACAATGGAGCACGCGAAGATCCTGAAAGATCTCGGTTGCCATTTGCTGCAAGGCTACGCTCTGGCGCGGCCAATGACGTCGGAGCAGTTGATCGAATTTTGCCGCACGAAGGACAAAGGACTGACGCAGGCAGGCTGA
- a CDS encoding ISNCY family transposase, with protein sequence MSFMITMSQKELHRLEVVQKIRDRRLSVVQATEVLDLSRSQVHRLLQAYDRSGEAGLVSKKRSRPSNRRHSEDFRNAALDLIRERYPDFGPTLAREKLIELHQISVAKETLRQWMTEAGIWISRRERKKRIFQPRGRRDCLGELVQIDGSHHWWFENRGPKCALLVYIDDATGKLLHLRFAGSENTFDYLHATKAYLQQWGKPLAFYSDKHGVFRPVHASEKDRTSGLTQFGRALYELNIDIICANTPQAKGRVERANQTLQDRLVKELRLRGIDTIEAANLYAPAFIADFNARFGKPPRNPKDMHRPLAAHENLDAAMCRKEVRTLSQSLTLRYDKVLFILDPTEQAKALAGKKVVVCDYPDGRLEIMHESFALPYRTFDKLRSIHRPEVVDNKRLDDMLSIVAELQAGRELQRSKSGPRRTGQTDHMFGIPDGSQGNGYQKRGRKPGPRTDFMNDPEVIAKRQKALARMEAAE encoded by the coding sequence ATGTCCTTTATGATCACCATGTCGCAGAAAGAATTGCATCGCCTCGAAGTTGTTCAGAAGATCCGTGATCGACGCCTGAGCGTCGTCCAGGCGACTGAGGTGCTCGATCTCAGCCGAAGTCAGGTTCATAGGCTGCTGCAGGCTTATGATCGTTCCGGTGAAGCCGGTCTTGTTTCGAAGAAGCGATCACGGCCGAGCAATCGGCGCCACAGCGAGGATTTTCGCAATGCGGCGCTGGATCTGATCCGCGAACGCTATCCGGATTTCGGTCCGACGTTAGCACGCGAGAAACTGATCGAACTGCATCAGATTTCGGTCGCCAAGGAGACGTTACGCCAATGGATGACCGAGGCCGGCATCTGGATCTCGCGACGCGAACGCAAGAAGCGGATTTTTCAGCCGCGCGGCCGGCGGGATTGTCTCGGCGAGCTCGTCCAGATCGACGGTTCGCATCACTGGTGGTTTGAGAACCGCGGTCCCAAATGCGCCCTGCTCGTCTACATCGATGATGCTACCGGCAAGCTCTTGCATCTGCGGTTCGCCGGATCGGAGAACACCTTCGACTACCTGCATGCGACGAAGGCCTATCTGCAGCAATGGGGCAAACCTCTGGCATTCTATAGCGACAAGCACGGTGTCTTCCGCCCGGTCCATGCATCGGAGAAAGACCGGACGAGCGGCCTGACGCAGTTCGGTCGTGCCCTTTATGAGCTCAACATCGATATCATCTGCGCCAACACCCCGCAGGCCAAAGGTCGCGTGGAACGCGCCAATCAGACGCTGCAGGATCGATTGGTCAAGGAACTGCGGCTGCGCGGCATCGACACGATCGAGGCTGCAAACCTCTATGCACCGGCGTTCATTGCGGATTTCAATGCTCGTTTCGGCAAGCCGCCGCGCAATCCGAAGGACATGCATCGGCCGCTGGCCGCACATGAGAACCTCGATGCCGCCATGTGCCGGAAGGAGGTCCGCACGCTGTCGCAGTCCCTGACGCTACGCTACGACAAGGTCCTGTTCATCCTCGATCCGACGGAACAGGCCAAGGCGCTGGCGGGTAAGAAGGTCGTCGTCTGCGACTATCCGGATGGTCGCCTCGAGATCATGCACGAGAGTTTTGCCCTGCCCTACAGAACCTTCGATAAGTTGCGATCGATACATAGACCCGAAGTCGTCGACAACAAGCGTTTGGACGACATGCTTTCGATCGTCGCTGAGCTGCAGGCTGGACGTGAACTGCAGCGCAGTAAGAGCGGCCCGCGCCGCACCGGTCAGACGGATCATATGTTTGGGATACCGGATGGTAGCCAGGGCAACGGTTATCAAAAGCGTGGTCGCAAGCCCGGCCCGCGGACGGACTTCATGAACGATCCGGAAGTCATTGCCAAACGGCAGAAGGCGCTGGCGCGGATGGAGGCTGCCGAATGA
- a CDS encoding mechanosensitive ion channel domain-containing protein: MRINDDRHFFGRVSTLLTVVFATLLFASVTAALAAEPTNSSGPIRVIIELPNDDAGRALVNRIVPGNQEPAQPAAAPQEAAPPSIATALQDLRQRLLTLVDAVPTLPGQVQTAIRVFQTDDRIDAVGLILAVTLFIAGGFAAQRLAWWSGRGLLHFVLTAPADTVRQRIKLHAARLSMGLLALVGYLIGSLGAFILFPWPAVFRDIALILLSAALMVRLGVLVGRIVIAPGARLPHMRLLTLVTSLAWFWYYWLLAIVAVLAVGWAIIEVFQTIGASPILVDLFTAAWLGVVSITLIAMIWLRHFRSDGPPVNRLVCVGFSASIVLSWLLWVSGLRGVFWTLIVLTLLPLTVSVARDVIGRIVRSGGEHAVEDPAIVGWSVVIMQTLRNGLIVVAALLIARAWNVNLSDLAAAETVTTRLIRAGIRIVIVLLVTDVIWKLASTLIDSQMAVASRSAEAGHLDGPEARRRQRLNTLLPILRNVLFLAIGAVGFLMILDAVGIQIGPLLAGAGVVGIAVGFGAQTLVKDIISGVFYLFDDAFRIGEYIQAAKYKGTVEGFSLRSIRLRHHRGPVTIVPFGELGAVQNLSRDWVIDIITLTLNYDSDLEEVRKTIKRIGVDLLDDPELGPNIIEPLKMQGIEQMADYGVQIRLKFMAKPGEQFGVRRKALAMLKKTFAEKGIQFATPTVHVSSGTADAAASAAATELQRPAKGIPTLQD; encoded by the coding sequence ATGCGCATCAACGACGACCGTCATTTTTTCGGCAGAGTGTCCACACTCCTGACGGTGGTATTTGCGACGCTTCTGTTCGCGAGCGTAACCGCCGCCTTAGCGGCCGAACCGACCAATTCCTCGGGACCGATCCGGGTTATCATCGAATTGCCCAACGATGATGCCGGACGCGCGCTGGTCAATCGGATCGTTCCCGGCAATCAGGAACCGGCGCAGCCGGCAGCGGCCCCGCAAGAGGCGGCACCGCCGTCGATTGCCACCGCATTGCAGGATTTGCGCCAGAGGTTGCTCACGCTCGTCGATGCCGTTCCAACGCTTCCGGGACAGGTTCAAACGGCGATCCGGGTCTTCCAAACGGATGATCGCATCGATGCTGTCGGACTGATCCTGGCGGTGACACTCTTCATTGCAGGCGGATTCGCTGCCCAGCGCCTTGCCTGGTGGTCCGGGCGAGGGCTGCTTCATTTTGTGCTGACCGCGCCTGCCGACACTGTGCGGCAACGGATCAAGCTCCATGCGGCCCGGCTTTCAATGGGCCTTCTCGCGCTGGTCGGCTACCTCATCGGCAGCCTCGGCGCCTTTATCCTCTTTCCTTGGCCTGCCGTGTTTCGCGATATCGCGCTCATTCTGCTGTCAGCGGCGCTGATGGTGCGCCTTGGCGTGCTTGTCGGCCGCATCGTGATTGCGCCCGGCGCCCGTCTGCCGCATATGCGGCTTCTGACGCTTGTCACCTCGCTTGCCTGGTTCTGGTACTACTGGCTTCTCGCAATCGTCGCCGTGCTGGCAGTTGGCTGGGCGATCATCGAAGTGTTCCAGACCATCGGGGCTTCGCCCATCCTGGTCGATCTTTTTACCGCGGCGTGGCTCGGTGTGGTTTCAATCACGCTGATTGCCATGATTTGGCTGCGGCATTTTCGTTCCGACGGGCCGCCGGTGAACCGGCTGGTCTGCGTCGGCTTCAGCGCGAGCATCGTATTATCGTGGCTGTTATGGGTGTCCGGGCTGCGTGGAGTATTCTGGACGTTGATCGTCTTGACGCTTCTGCCGCTTACCGTTTCCGTGGCGCGTGATGTCATCGGTCGCATTGTTCGATCCGGCGGCGAGCACGCCGTTGAAGATCCGGCTATCGTCGGATGGTCGGTCGTCATCATGCAAACGCTTCGTAACGGCCTGATCGTGGTCGCCGCGCTGCTGATTGCCCGCGCTTGGAATGTCAATCTCAGTGACCTTGCCGCTGCCGAAACGGTGACCACCCGTTTGATCCGCGCAGGCATCCGCATCGTTATCGTGCTGCTGGTGACCGACGTCATCTGGAAGCTCGCAAGCACGCTGATCGACAGTCAGATGGCGGTGGCGTCGCGAAGTGCGGAGGCGGGGCATCTTGACGGACCCGAAGCGCGCCGGCGCCAGCGGTTGAATACCCTGCTTCCGATCCTTCGCAACGTGCTGTTTCTGGCGATCGGCGCTGTCGGCTTCCTGATGATCCTGGATGCCGTCGGCATTCAGATCGGACCGTTGCTGGCCGGCGCCGGCGTCGTCGGCATCGCCGTCGGCTTCGGCGCACAAACACTCGTCAAGGATATCATCTCCGGCGTCTTCTATCTGTTCGACGATGCCTTTCGCATCGGTGAGTATATTCAGGCGGCAAAATACAAAGGGACGGTCGAAGGTTTCTCGCTGCGATCGATCCGCCTGCGACACCACCGCGGTCCGGTCACCATCGTTCCTTTCGGCGAACTCGGCGCGGTGCAGAACCTGAGCCGCGACTGGGTGATCGACATTATTACGCTGACCCTGAACTATGACAGCGACCTTGAGGAGGTCCGCAAGACCATCAAGCGCATCGGCGTCGACTTGCTGGACGATCCCGAACTCGGGCCCAACATCATCGAGCCCTTGAAAATGCAAGGGATCGAGCAGATGGCCGATTACGGTGTGCAGATCCGGCTGAAGTTCATGGCCAAACCCGGCGAACAATTCGGCGTTCGCCGAAAGGCACTCGCCATGCTCAAGAAGACATTCGCGGAAAAAGGAATCCAGTTTGCAACTCCGACGGTTCATGTTTCCAGCGGGACGGCCGATGCAGCAGCTTCCGCCGCCGCTACGGAGCTACAAAGACCGGCAAAAGGGATCCCAACACTTCAGGACTAG